A single Vibrio sp. YMD68 DNA region contains:
- a CDS encoding site-2 protease family protein: MNPSAWKAVATSRPTLKPGLSTATHLYRGKQWWVIRDDDTHRVFRVPINAVSFVLALRGDQTIEQIYQAYREQVHEELLSQEELLSLLNQLEVQGLIVGLSQLGLEKLTQRRTRQKRLALFSKYGNPVSFKLPLLNPTKFVAQMVGVAGALFNPYALFLWAMLVVVSGILAAMHWREITDNLNDKFFSVENALLGLIVYVLIKAFHELAHVFAISRYGGRCKEVGLLFIAFVPVPYVDASQSSLLPNKWHRVWVSLAGIQSELLLAAVATFVWLAVEPGLLRAAMYNVMMIGWINTLLLNGNPLQRFDGYFALQDAFELPNLATRSANAYQYLAQYYLLGDRSAVKPDYLRKEWLWFLVYWPASWCFRTAIMVTIALYLAEHIPFVGWILAAWTLIQMFAIPLVKFVLFMSRNKKEKQQSPVLRRGLLLSLMIVLSISFVPLPNNSVVEGVVWLPDVQRVRATSSGFVEQLHVTPSTVVTAEQPLVTLNAPLIELERSEKQAQLIQLERQYDADLVDDQVKAAITKERIQQVEFEVAELDRRLSELVVYAPRDGEFVMLEESLIIGSHVKKGDPIGEVQLVDYNSVKAAIPMDNIDLVRESLVNVEVRAAHAPFKVSNASIVRLDPGASQTLPSEVLTIEGGGSFAVEDAEKLTSHQLFYLADIRLANPEPFYGGERVTVRFQHEYQPLFFQVARLVRQTLLRRLDV; encoded by the coding sequence GTGAACCCAAGTGCCTGGAAAGCAGTTGCAACGTCACGACCAACATTAAAACCTGGACTTTCGACAGCAACGCACCTTTATCGAGGAAAACAGTGGTGGGTCATCCGAGATGACGATACTCATCGCGTTTTTCGTGTGCCTATCAATGCTGTGTCTTTTGTTTTAGCGCTTAGAGGCGATCAAACAATCGAGCAAATTTATCAAGCGTACAGAGAGCAGGTTCACGAAGAATTACTCAGCCAGGAAGAACTCCTATCGTTATTGAACCAGTTAGAAGTGCAGGGGTTGATTGTAGGGCTGAGTCAATTAGGGCTAGAAAAGCTTACTCAGAGAAGAACTCGACAGAAGAGGTTGGCGTTATTTAGCAAATACGGTAACCCAGTTTCATTTAAGCTTCCTCTATTGAATCCAACAAAATTCGTTGCCCAAATGGTTGGTGTGGCTGGTGCTTTATTCAATCCCTATGCGCTGTTTTTATGGGCAATGTTGGTGGTTGTTAGCGGAATTCTAGCAGCTATGCATTGGCGAGAAATTACCGATAACCTCAATGACAAATTTTTCAGTGTTGAAAATGCATTATTGGGCTTAATCGTTTATGTGTTGATTAAAGCCTTTCACGAGCTTGCTCACGTCTTTGCGATAAGTCGCTATGGTGGCAGGTGTAAAGAGGTGGGGTTACTGTTTATTGCTTTTGTACCCGTACCTTATGTGGACGCGTCACAATCGTCGTTGCTGCCCAATAAATGGCATCGTGTATGGGTTAGCCTCGCTGGAATACAGTCTGAATTGTTACTTGCCGCTGTTGCAACCTTTGTCTGGTTAGCGGTCGAACCCGGTTTACTGCGTGCAGCAATGTATAACGTAATGATGATCGGGTGGATCAATACTTTGCTTCTAAATGGTAATCCGCTGCAACGTTTTGATGGTTACTTCGCGTTGCAAGATGCGTTTGAACTTCCCAATTTAGCCACACGATCTGCTAATGCTTATCAGTACTTAGCTCAATATTATTTGTTAGGGGATCGATCGGCGGTAAAGCCTGACTACCTGAGAAAAGAATGGCTGTGGTTTCTGGTCTATTGGCCTGCGTCATGGTGTTTTCGTACCGCAATCATGGTGACGATTGCACTTTATTTAGCTGAACATATTCCTTTTGTAGGCTGGATATTAGCCGCGTGGACTTTGATTCAGATGTTCGCTATTCCTTTGGTAAAGTTTGTATTGTTTATGAGTCGTAATAAAAAAGAGAAACAACAATCTCCAGTGCTGCGTCGAGGGCTACTGCTGAGCTTGATGATCGTGCTGTCTATTTCATTCGTGCCATTACCCAACAACTCAGTCGTTGAGGGTGTCGTTTGGCTCCCCGACGTTCAGCGAGTGAGAGCGACGTCGAGTGGCTTTGTAGAACAACTCCATGTAACCCCTTCGACAGTTGTGACTGCTGAGCAACCTCTAGTCACATTAAATGCGCCTCTCATTGAATTAGAACGCAGTGAGAAACAGGCACAATTAATACAGTTAGAAAGACAATACGACGCTGATTTGGTCGATGATCAAGTGAAAGCAGCGATTACTAAAGAAAGAATTCAACAAGTTGAGTTTGAAGTTGCAGAGCTTGACCGCCGTCTTTCCGAGTTAGTGGTTTATGCGCCCCGTGATGGGGAGTTTGTAATGTTAGAAGAGTCACTCATTATTGGTAGTCATGTAAAAAAGGGTGACCCGATAGGAGAAGTCCAACTCGTGGATTACAACTCAGTCAAAGCCGCTATACCAATGGATAACATTGATTTGGTGCGAGAGTCTCTTGTGAATGTCGAAGTTAGGGCTGCCCACGCTCCATTCAAAGTGAGCAACGCAAGTATCGTTCGCTTAGATCCTGGGGCAAGTCAAACTCTGCCCAGTGAGGTGTTGACTATAGAAGGTGGTGGTTCTTTTGCTGTTGAAGATGCAGAAAAATTAACCAGTCACCAGCTGTTTTATCTTGCTGATATTCGCTTAGCGAACCCAGAACCATTTTATGGTGGAGAGCGCGTGACGGTTCGATTCCAGCACGAATATCAGCCTCTTTTTTTCCAGGTTGCAAGGTTAGTGCGTCAGACATTACTAAGGAGACTCGATGTATAA
- the rplY gene encoding 50S ribosomal protein L25 — protein MKFEAVVRTELGKGASRRLRHAGKFPAVIYGGEAPAVSIELVHSDVINQMDKPEFYEAITLVIDGAEVKVKPQDVQRHAFKPKVEHMDFIRI, from the coding sequence ATGAAATTTGAAGCAGTAGTACGTACTGAACTAGGTAAAGGTGCGAGCCGCCGCCTACGTCACGCTGGTAAATTCCCAGCTGTAATTTACGGTGGTGAAGCACCAGCAGTATCTATCGAACTTGTTCACTCTGACGTGATCAACCAAATGGATAAGCCTGAGTTCTACGAAGCAATCACTCTAGTGATTGACGGCGCTGAAGTTAAGGTTAAGCCGCAAGACGTTCAACGTCACGCGTTCAAGCCTAAAGTTGAGCACATGGACTTCATCCGTATCTAA
- a CDS encoding EAL domain-containing protein gives MEKTFIARQPILDRDKNLIGYELLFREGKDNAFPNIAPDLATSKVLSNVYFNSDSYERLLQDKLGFVNFPYNSIVRLIPSLLPKRKIVVEVLETCEPTDELLAALKELKGLGYKIALDDFMPTPAWRRFLPFVDIIKFDITQIPLNKTANLIKKLSHKISFVAERVESHEDFLKCKDIGFHYFQGYYFAKPEVVQQKSISASQLAILKLCQEVAKEELEITRLESLFASDVALSFKLFRYVNSSNLSVEIRSFKQALVYLGADKIRLFVSLIALSADKSTDPKPIYLMAIQRAYFCSLLAGHLKLGRTDAYLIGLFSLLDAMFKVSFETIFASIRISPTVHSAIIEREGVPGNVLNLIEAYEKAEWPSITRLNKELKICPQISSECFTESLSWGKPKS, from the coding sequence ATGGAAAAAACATTTATAGCAAGGCAACCCATTCTTGATAGAGATAAAAATTTAATTGGCTATGAACTTTTATTTCGCGAAGGAAAGGATAATGCATTTCCAAACATTGCCCCTGACTTAGCAACATCGAAAGTCTTATCTAACGTGTACTTTAATAGCGATAGCTACGAACGTTTACTGCAAGATAAGTTAGGCTTTGTTAATTTTCCATACAACAGTATCGTTAGGCTAATCCCTTCGCTATTGCCTAAACGCAAGATAGTTGTTGAGGTACTAGAAACTTGCGAGCCTACTGATGAGCTTCTTGCCGCACTAAAAGAACTTAAAGGGCTTGGCTACAAAATTGCACTTGATGATTTTATGCCAACCCCCGCCTGGAGAAGGTTTCTGCCTTTTGTTGATATCATTAAGTTCGACATCACTCAGATCCCATTAAATAAAACCGCCAATTTGATTAAGAAGTTAAGTCACAAAATTTCATTCGTTGCCGAGCGAGTGGAGTCACATGAAGATTTTTTAAAATGCAAAGATATAGGGTTTCACTACTTTCAAGGCTACTATTTTGCCAAACCAGAAGTAGTTCAACAAAAATCGATCAGCGCCTCTCAGTTAGCGATTCTGAAACTGTGCCAAGAGGTGGCAAAAGAAGAACTTGAAATTACACGCTTAGAAAGCCTATTTGCCTCAGATGTTGCACTATCCTTCAAACTCTTTCGATATGTAAACTCATCTAATTTAAGCGTTGAAATCCGATCATTTAAACAAGCACTTGTCTACTTAGGCGCAGACAAAATTCGGCTGTTTGTGTCGCTCATCGCCCTTTCAGCGGACAAAAGCACCGATCCTAAACCCATTTACCTCATGGCAATCCAGAGAGCCTATTTCTGCTCTCTACTCGCAGGACACTTGAAGCTAGGTCGCACGGATGCCTATCTTATTGGCCTTTTCTCCCTGTTAGATGCCATGTTTAAAGTCAGCTTTGAGACCATCTTTGCCTCAATCAGGATAAGTCCTACGGTTCACAGCGCCATCATAGAACGAGAAGGTGTGCCGGGAAATGTACTGAATTTAATAGAAGCCTATGAAAAAGCTGAATGGCCGTCAATTACTCGGCTGAACAAAGAGTTAAAGATCTGTCCTCAAATATCCAGTGAATGCTTTACTGAATCATTAAGCTGGGGAAAACCAAAAAGTTGA
- a CDS encoding TolC family protein: protein MKTPKRTLSALISILAVSTASAGTLLDVYSQATLNNPSLQKAEALTNEAEAAYTNSWLGIAPRVNLTLDFESVSQELKRTENPTFNLGEAEFDNKNRTLSIVQPIIDASLFASIQQSKYRLNKQVSEYQVSEQNLAFDTIEAYLMALASHDAYLLAKSEYEIYAEQKNQLEVRRTSGLSSSLEYSEITAKLSLAKTQMLQALAQVDNKFSELEVLTGQRLEYIQPLNVDFPLQPLAYNDVDYWLAQAQKQSPDYRALEHDVKYARSELAKQDGELLPTVELRATNTYRDIGGALFGSASESEETIVVLRFNVPIFNGNGVGYERMEAAHAWKFKQYEKVEFDRALRQQIKTALVQVNNSIERLPHLNTLVESRKAIVESSDKQLSAGLITVDTLLDDVSDVYSAKRQQLSASYNYLLGNLLLNRLTGEINIASVERVNQLLDMNAIPVERPTLFN, encoded by the coding sequence ATGAAAACACCTAAAAGAACCCTTTCAGCGTTGATATCAATACTGGCTGTTTCAACGGCTTCAGCAGGGACTTTACTCGATGTTTATAGCCAAGCAACTCTCAACAACCCTAGTTTGCAAAAAGCGGAAGCACTGACCAATGAGGCTGAAGCGGCTTATACGAACTCTTGGTTGGGTATTGCTCCAAGAGTTAACTTGACTCTCGATTTTGAATCGGTCAGCCAAGAGCTTAAAAGAACTGAAAACCCTACGTTTAACTTGGGGGAAGCTGAATTCGACAATAAGAACCGAACCTTATCGATCGTCCAGCCAATCATCGATGCATCGTTATTTGCTTCAATACAACAAAGTAAATATCGATTAAACAAACAAGTGTCTGAGTATCAGGTATCGGAACAAAATCTGGCTTTTGATACTATCGAAGCGTATTTAATGGCACTAGCGAGCCACGATGCTTACCTGCTTGCTAAATCGGAGTATGAGATCTACGCAGAGCAGAAAAATCAGCTAGAGGTACGTCGAACCAGTGGGTTAAGTAGCAGTTTGGAGTACAGTGAGATCACCGCAAAATTGAGTTTGGCTAAAACTCAAATGTTGCAAGCTTTGGCTCAAGTAGACAATAAATTCTCAGAGTTAGAAGTGCTGACAGGACAGCGACTGGAATATATTCAGCCGCTTAACGTCGATTTTCCTTTGCAGCCACTCGCGTACAATGATGTTGATTACTGGTTGGCACAAGCCCAAAAGCAAAGCCCAGATTACCGTGCACTAGAGCATGATGTAAAATACGCGAGATCAGAGCTTGCTAAGCAAGATGGTGAGCTACTACCTACTGTTGAATTGAGAGCGACAAATACCTATCGTGATATTGGTGGCGCCCTTTTTGGCTCTGCTTCTGAAAGTGAAGAGACCATTGTGGTTTTGCGCTTCAATGTGCCAATCTTTAACGGCAATGGCGTCGGCTATGAACGAATGGAAGCGGCTCATGCATGGAAGTTTAAGCAGTATGAAAAAGTCGAATTTGATCGCGCATTGAGACAGCAAATCAAAACCGCATTAGTACAAGTTAATAACAGCATTGAACGTCTACCTCATCTCAATACTTTGGTAGAAAGTCGTAAAGCCATTGTTGAAAGTAGTGATAAGCAACTTTCTGCCGGTTTAATTACAGTTGATACCTTGCTCGATGATGTTAGTGATGTTTATAGCGCGAAGCGTCAACAATTGTCAGCAAGCTATAATTATTTATTGGGTAATTTATTGTTAAATCGCTTAACGGGTGAAATTAATATCGCTTCCGTTGAGCGAGTTAATCAATTGTTAGACATGAACGCAATTCCAGTCGAAAGACCGACCTTATTTAATTAA
- a CDS encoding efflux RND transporter periplasmic adaptor subunit, with protein sequence MYKVTLAMLLPSLAAMPLAAQTFPCQVKPSELLELASPVVGVVAEVHANRGKWVKQGELLVKLDDRVEQARVAYSKSRAQSNGSVSARKAKYEFEQRQIERNKEVMAQNIISAQAADEIRTGHVIAKMELQEAEEQQAIFRDELAMANAELALKRILAPIDGVVVERFVGLGEQVRDEPIIKIAKVDVLYVEASVPVEQYGQFKTGDKATVSFTLPGLTDKQLPITLIDPVADPRSHTFNVRLELQNKDFKIPAGSKCLVKIDFKESKSSANDDSLSTALSDLDSLLPEAQSNIDKHQ encoded by the coding sequence ATGTATAAAGTAACATTGGCAATGCTGTTACCTTCATTGGCTGCAATGCCTCTAGCTGCCCAGACATTTCCCTGCCAAGTCAAGCCAAGTGAGTTACTTGAATTAGCATCGCCCGTGGTTGGTGTTGTTGCTGAAGTCCATGCCAATCGAGGTAAATGGGTTAAGCAAGGAGAGCTGCTTGTTAAACTCGATGATAGGGTTGAACAAGCAAGAGTTGCCTACTCCAAATCCCGAGCACAAAGCAACGGTTCAGTTAGTGCACGAAAAGCGAAATATGAGTTTGAGCAGCGTCAAATTGAGCGAAACAAAGAAGTGATGGCACAAAATATCATTTCAGCTCAAGCCGCTGATGAGATTCGAACGGGGCATGTCATCGCGAAAATGGAATTGCAAGAAGCAGAAGAGCAGCAAGCGATTTTCAGAGATGAGCTGGCAATGGCAAACGCTGAACTAGCGTTAAAACGCATTCTTGCTCCGATAGATGGAGTAGTGGTAGAACGTTTTGTGGGTTTAGGAGAGCAAGTTCGAGATGAACCAATCATTAAAATTGCGAAGGTTGACGTTCTCTATGTCGAAGCTAGCGTGCCTGTGGAGCAATACGGGCAGTTCAAAACAGGTGATAAAGCGACGGTCTCCTTTACCTTGCCAGGATTAACGGACAAACAATTGCCCATTACTTTGATTGACCCAGTTGCAGACCCTCGAAGCCATACTTTCAATGTACGCCTAGAGCTACAAAACAAAGACTTTAAAATCCCGGCAGGGAGCAAATGTTTAGTCAAAATAGATTTTAAGGAATCTAAATCGTCGGCCAATGACGACTCATTATCAACGGCGTTGTCAGATTTAGATTCTTTGTTACCCGAAGCCCAATCGAACATAGATAAACATCAATAA
- a CDS encoding HlyD family efflux transporter periplasmic adaptor subunit, with translation MQSNTPVSDSELWQTFSRTNDPEQLGQTWLAIVLNQFSQRADIAIQDGLLAVGQPASADYKTVAFTSNGAKSSAILKQVGEQAMQRLAPVVQSEEQKGLYFLACPLVVENQLYGVVILSLKLNHKNLLTKATEIVQWSIPVLVQRLTPTNQYAMATEDSNSPVFSLLEQINQPIPIADMVEWVCTEQLKRFGLTRCAMVIADDKANSLLQVGTYTGELESKSETDVIISQAREVLLQGNGPNELSDNSDHIGLQLKHQDQVSWADWFTQPLTYRESTVHVLWLVSCDKVPTAAIRDQIQQTLFTISSPLISKYFEQQSLTRTVTKSTKVKLSNFFRNRKKTPITFGTFILLAAFLFWPVNYQVVADAKIVGAERRVISAPFDGYISKVAVRPGDELIKDQLMFALDDKELELQKLDLKAKFVEVSRQMDAARGEYDIAKSNILAASQKRVEAEIRLINHKLSRTQILSSLDNAIVVSGDLIDAIGTPVRQGEVLAELSPLNQYKLLIEVEQLDIGYIALEQLGKALLTPIPNQPFEFKVSRVTPIAQAKDGKTVFRVEGVLQGDVSDLRPGMDGVAKVETVSQPRIWNWTRKLWAWISIKTWVLMP, from the coding sequence ATGCAAAGCAATACCCCCGTAAGTGACTCTGAGCTATGGCAAACCTTTTCTAGGACCAACGATCCTGAACAGCTTGGTCAAACATGGTTGGCCATCGTGTTGAATCAATTTTCACAACGGGCGGATATAGCAATACAAGATGGCTTGCTGGCCGTTGGTCAGCCAGCCTCTGCTGATTATAAAACCGTTGCATTTACCTCAAATGGCGCAAAGTCATCTGCAATATTAAAGCAGGTGGGTGAGCAGGCTATGCAGCGTTTAGCGCCTGTCGTTCAGAGCGAGGAGCAAAAGGGACTCTATTTTTTGGCGTGTCCATTGGTGGTCGAAAATCAACTCTATGGCGTAGTCATTTTATCGTTGAAGTTAAACCATAAGAACTTATTGACCAAAGCGACAGAAATAGTCCAGTGGTCGATTCCCGTTCTTGTACAGCGTTTAACACCTACGAATCAATATGCCATGGCCACTGAGGATTCTAACTCGCCCGTATTTTCTCTATTGGAACAGATAAATCAGCCTATCCCAATTGCTGATATGGTTGAATGGGTATGCACAGAGCAGCTTAAAAGGTTTGGTTTAACTCGCTGTGCTATGGTGATTGCGGACGATAAAGCCAATTCTCTTTTGCAAGTGGGCACGTATACGGGAGAACTTGAATCCAAATCTGAAACCGATGTCATTATTAGTCAAGCTCGTGAAGTCTTGCTGCAAGGGAATGGACCTAATGAACTGAGCGACAATTCCGATCACATCGGTCTACAGCTCAAACATCAAGATCAGGTCTCTTGGGCTGATTGGTTTACCCAACCCCTGACATACCGAGAAAGTACAGTACATGTTCTTTGGTTGGTTTCTTGTGACAAAGTACCTACGGCAGCGATAAGAGATCAGATACAGCAAACTCTCTTTACCATTTCTTCTCCTCTGATCTCTAAATATTTTGAGCAACAGTCTTTAACCCGCACGGTGACGAAATCAACAAAAGTCAAACTGTCTAACTTTTTTCGCAATCGAAAAAAGACGCCAATAACGTTCGGTACTTTCATCCTATTGGCTGCTTTTTTATTTTGGCCAGTGAACTATCAAGTGGTTGCTGATGCGAAAATTGTCGGTGCGGAGAGAAGGGTCATTTCGGCGCCATTTGATGGGTATATATCAAAAGTGGCGGTTCGACCGGGTGATGAGCTCATTAAAGACCAATTGATGTTCGCTCTCGATGATAAAGAGTTAGAACTACAGAAACTCGATCTTAAAGCGAAATTTGTAGAAGTTTCTCGTCAAATGGACGCAGCGCGTGGCGAATATGATATTGCGAAGTCAAATATTCTAGCGGCCTCTCAAAAGCGCGTAGAGGCAGAAATTCGCTTGATTAACCATAAGTTAAGCCGTACTCAGATTCTTTCGTCGTTAGACAATGCCATCGTGGTCAGTGGTGATCTTATTGACGCCATCGGAACGCCTGTTCGTCAGGGAGAGGTTCTCGCGGAGTTATCCCCTCTTAATCAGTACAAACTATTGATTGAAGTTGAGCAACTGGACATCGGCTATATTGCTCTCGAACAGTTAGGGAAAGCACTGCTGACTCCAATCCCTAATCAACCTTTTGAGTTTAAGGTAAGTAGAGTGACACCCATTGCCCAGGCTAAAGATGGAAAAACGGTATTTCGTGTCGAGGGTGTGCTGCAAGGTGATGTTTCAGATCTTAGACCAGGAATGGATGGCGTCGCGAAAGTAGAGACTGTTTCTCAACCTAGGATATGGAACTGGACACGCAAATTATGGGCATGGATTTCTATTAAAACTTGGGTACTCATGCCGTGA
- a CDS encoding dihydrofolate reductase family protein, translating to MKCSVFIAASTDGYIAEENGGLDWLHTSGNPDADMSENFDMGFADYINSVDCMVIGRKSMETLSSFNLTPEQWPYGDIKIYVLSSTLTQAPENVSDKVEVFSGDISSLARQLEKEGYKHAYIDGGLTITSFLNERLINEITITRVPVILGRGIPLFGKVQKAVQLREATAIVFPNDYIQTKYTVNYL from the coding sequence ATGAAGTGTTCAGTATTTATTGCGGCGAGTACGGATGGGTACATTGCTGAAGAAAACGGTGGTTTAGATTGGCTTCATACATCGGGTAATCCGGATGCTGATATGAGCGAAAATTTTGATATGGGCTTTGCCGACTACATAAACTCCGTTGATTGTATGGTAATAGGGCGTAAATCTATGGAAACCCTATCTAGTTTCAATCTTACTCCAGAGCAATGGCCTTATGGTGACATCAAGATCTATGTTTTGAGCAGCACGCTGACCCAAGCCCCAGAAAACGTTTCAGATAAAGTTGAGGTGTTCTCTGGAGATATATCATCTTTAGCTCGTCAACTAGAAAAAGAAGGTTATAAGCATGCATATATTGATGGTGGATTAACGATTACCTCATTTTTGAATGAGCGACTCATCAATGAAATCACCATCACTCGAGTTCCTGTCATTTTGGGTCGAGGCATTCCACTTTTTGGAAAGGTTCAAAAGGCGGTTCAATTGCGCGAAGCTACGGCGATAGTATTCCCCAATGACTACATACAAACAAAGTACACAGTAAATTACTTATAA
- a CDS encoding DUF3467 domain-containing protein, whose protein sequence is MMSNQDKTPSNQTNINWNDDQMRSTYSNVANVGSTIEEFMLLFGTSQNWNGSAEQIDVELSDRIIMNPRAAKRLFLLLGKVLKEHEEKHGEIK, encoded by the coding sequence ATGATGAGCAATCAAGATAAAACACCAAGCAACCAGACAAACATTAATTGGAATGACGATCAAATGCGTTCTACTTACTCGAATGTTGCCAATGTAGGCAGCACCATAGAAGAGTTTATGCTGCTATTTGGAACGAGCCAAAACTGGAACGGTTCAGCAGAGCAGATTGATGTTGAGCTAAGTGACCGCATTATTATGAACCCTCGTGCTGCGAAGCGCCTATTTTTACTGCTTGGTAAAGTGCTCAAAGAGCATGAAGAAAAGCACGGTGAAATTAAATAA
- a CDS encoding diguanylate cyclase produces the protein MNLKPRFLLLTATLFLVTAIGVSWSIRTLSEGIVQQWASKFMVKQALYDKSRTLQPIMRELALSRQLATSGFIREWAQDPENKQLQKTAMEELESYRLNFRGHNYFVAFLNNGHYYHNNSTNEFKGDEFRYVLDADKESDNWFYSLIEQGRDIHINVNPDVELGVTKLWIDVLIRHGEEILGIAGTGLDLSEVLDALTSDSEPGVLNLFLDHSGAIQLHRNQDFIDFGSIGKHEGTQKTVDLIFEKEEDKQTVYRAMEQAEKLENEVATGFVTLFGQRHLIGVVYLPEIDWYEISLIDLSYILPTENIVKIAMMFVAALLIALILLNYFLNRLVLNPMSKLEHAMNRVEKGKRPNADLSINAKGDLASLIKHFMRMSEVILESKRDLEQKVQDRTAELERLTQIDPLTDLYNRRGMTDRIEASLEKSASDNSQIGILWIDIDWFKSINDSYGHTVGDKVLVTIATILKNSIEPGDCAARWGGDEFLVLIEHSDNNRLTELAERLRSSVASHTFNIEGVSTSVSIGCAASSKGQEMGSLLHNADKALYKAKEKGRNGFYM, from the coding sequence ATGAACTTAAAACCACGCTTTTTATTGCTTACAGCAACACTCTTTTTGGTGACAGCAATTGGGGTTTCTTGGTCAATACGAACGTTATCGGAAGGCATTGTTCAGCAGTGGGCGTCAAAGTTCATGGTGAAACAGGCGTTGTATGACAAAAGCAGGACGCTACAGCCGATTATGCGTGAGCTTGCTCTTTCTCGCCAACTCGCGACCTCAGGGTTTATTCGAGAATGGGCTCAAGACCCTGAAAATAAACAGTTACAAAAAACGGCTATGGAAGAGCTAGAGAGTTATCGTCTGAATTTTAGAGGGCATAATTACTTTGTCGCTTTTTTAAACAATGGGCATTATTACCATAATAATAGTACCAATGAGTTTAAGGGCGATGAATTTCGCTATGTACTCGATGCCGATAAAGAATCTGATAACTGGTTTTACAGTTTGATTGAGCAGGGACGTGATATTCATATTAACGTCAATCCTGATGTCGAGCTTGGCGTAACTAAGCTTTGGATTGATGTATTGATCCGCCATGGTGAAGAGATTCTAGGGATTGCAGGGACAGGCCTGGATTTATCTGAAGTGCTCGACGCTCTGACTAGCGACAGCGAGCCCGGTGTCCTTAACTTATTCCTCGATCACTCAGGTGCCATTCAGCTACACAGAAATCAGGATTTTATTGATTTTGGCTCTATTGGTAAACATGAAGGAACGCAAAAGACCGTCGACCTAATTTTCGAGAAAGAAGAGGATAAACAAACGGTTTATCGCGCAATGGAACAAGCTGAGAAATTGGAGAATGAGGTCGCAACCGGTTTTGTTACTCTCTTTGGTCAGCGACATCTTATTGGCGTTGTGTATCTACCAGAAATCGACTGGTATGAAATCTCTCTGATTGATCTCAGCTACATTCTTCCAACCGAGAACATCGTTAAAATCGCCATGATGTTTGTGGCTGCCCTTTTAATCGCTCTTATTCTATTGAACTACTTTTTGAACCGCCTTGTGCTAAACCCGATGAGCAAGTTAGAACATGCGATGAATCGTGTGGAGAAAGGAAAACGACCAAACGCGGATCTGAGTATTAACGCTAAGGGCGATTTGGCAAGTTTGATCAAACATTTCATGCGTATGTCGGAGGTCATTCTGGAATCAAAACGGGATCTGGAACAAAAAGTTCAGGATCGAACTGCAGAACTAGAGCGACTGACTCAGATAGACCCTCTTACCGACCTGTACAACCGTCGTGGAATGACAGATAGGATTGAAGCCAGTTTGGAGAAATCTGCCTCAGATAATAGCCAGATTGGCATTCTATGGATTGATATCGACTGGTTCAAAAGTATCAATGATTCTTATGGCCATACGGTCGGAGATAAAGTCCTAGTGACCATAGCAACGATTCTGAAAAACTCAATAGAGCCCGGCGATTGTGCTGCTCGGTGGGGTGGTGATGAATTTCTGGTTCTTATCGAACACTCTGATAATAATCGCCTCACTGAACTTGCTGAGCGTTTACGTTCTTCTGTTGCTTCGCACACATTTAATATTGAAGGTGTTTCTACGAGCGTGAGTATTGGCTGCGCTGCTTCCAGCAAGGGGCAAGAGATGGGAAGTTTACTGCACAACGCAGATAAGGCTTTATACAAAGCAAAAGAGAAAGGTAGAAACGGTTTCTATATGTAA